A genomic stretch from Georgenia muralis includes:
- a CDS encoding acyl-CoA carboxylase epsilon subunit: MTTTEISAATPEDFSGDDDTVAVALAGAGSAGDGGLPATAAVRVVHGAPDEVELAALVAGLVAARAAAVELGGLPDEGAEQVRTRWTDRTRPLGAGPVPGPGSWRWSLHP; encoded by the coding sequence GTGACCACCACGGAGATCTCGGCCGCCACGCCCGAGGACTTCTCCGGCGACGACGACACCGTCGCGGTCGCCCTGGCCGGCGCCGGGTCGGCCGGCGACGGTGGGCTGCCGGCCACCGCGGCGGTGCGCGTCGTGCACGGCGCGCCCGACGAGGTCGAGCTGGCGGCGCTCGTCGCGGGCCTCGTCGCGGCCCGGGCGGCAGCCGTCGAGCTCGGCGGCCTGCCCGACGAGGGGGCCGAGCAGGTCCGCACGCGCTGGACCGACCGCACCCGACCGCTCGGGGCCGGCCCCGTCCCCGGGCCGGGCTCGTGGCGCTGGTCGCTGCACCCCTGA